The Terriglobales bacterium region GCTGAACAAGATGGCCGGCGAGCGCGAGCAGAAGCGCCAGGAGATGCGCCAGCGCTGGGAGCAGCGCAGGCAGGAGAAGCAGCAGCCGGCGCCCACGACACCGCAGCAGTAGTTCGCACGCAGCGGCAGAGCAGCCGCCGTCCTTGCCTCCAGGGACGGCGGCTGTTTTTTGGCGAACAGCAGCTCTCACTGCCCATCCGGTGGCATCTCATCTTGCACAGCGGAGCAAAGTCATCGGAGGCCCTATGCAAGACACGAGGGAAGAAGCAGGACGCACCGCGCGCCGCCAGATGCGCGTGCATCCGACACTGACCGCAACCAGGAAGCCGGGGCGCCAGCCCCTGACGGGCGCCGGAAGCGACGAGAACCGGCGGCGGCGCGAAGACGCCGAGCGCAAAGCGATCGTCTCGGTCCACGGCGAAGACCTGTCGAGTGAAGACGAGATCGCGGACGCGCCGGAAGGCAAGGAGAACGCCGCCTAGTTCGCGAACCACCCCATCATCCGCGTGATGATGAGGGCGTTGGTGAAGTCGATCAAGAACGCCGCCACGACGGGCACCACCAGGTAAGCCCGCGGGGCGGCGCCGTATTTTTCGGCGAGCGCGTCCATGTTCGCGACCGCGTTGGGCGTGATGCCCAGCATGTATCCGACGAAGCCGCCGGAGATGACGGCGGCCTCATAGTCTCTCCCGACCAGCCGGAAGATGACCCAGTAGGTGGTCGCGACGATGAACGCGACCTGCGCCGCGAGGATGACCGCCAGCGGCAGGGCGAGCGCGGCGATCTCCCAGAGCTTGAGTCCGACCAGCGCGAGCGCGATGAACCAGGCGAGGGCGAGCGTGCCCAGCGTGGTGATAGTGCGGTCGGAGAGGCGGAGCCAGCCGAAGCGGTCGTTCAGGTTGCGCAGCACGCCGGCGACGATCATCGCGCCGATGTAGCCGGGCAGGACGATGCGGTGCGCGGTAAGCCAGGAGCCGAGCAGCGCGCCCAGGGACATCGCGACGGTCAGGACCAAGAGCTCGTTGAAGGGGAGCGCCGGCGTCTCGCCGGCAGGGGCGAGCGCATCCTGCGCTCGCGCTCCGGAGGTCGCTCCCGGGGCGAGCTTGCGGCGCGCGATGAGCAGCGTGGCGAGCGGAGCGCCCAGCAGGCCGCCGGCGATGATGCCGATCATCGCCGCGGCCAGGGCCAGCGCGGGCGCGCCGGCAACGCCGGCGCGCTCGAACTCGGGCGCGAAGGCGAGCGCGGTGGCAGGGCCGCCGGTGAGCGTGAGCGAGCCGGCGACGATGCCAAGCAGCGCGTTGGCGCCCATCAGCTTCGCCAGGCCGATGCCGAGCAGGTTCTGAAACACCGCCCACAGGGAAGAGAGCACCAGCAGCCAGGCGAGCGCGGGTCCGCCGGTGCGCAGCAGCTTGAGCCGCGCGCCCAGTCCGACGGTGGTGAAGAAGGCGACCATCAGGAGGTCGCGCAGGGTGTTGTCGTATTCGAGCGTGACGCCGCGGGCGTGCAGCGCGAGTCCGGCAAGAGAAAACAGGAAGCCGCCGATGACGGCGGGCGGGAGATTGAGGCGGTCGAGGAGGCGGAGATGCCGGCGCAGCAGGATGCCGAGGCCGAGGGCGAGCGAGGCGACGCCGAGGCCGATGATGGGGCTGACGGTCATCGCTGTGGGAGTTTACACGCTCGAAGATTGCCGAATAGGCCGGTGTCGGCCAATCCTGCAATCTGACTTCTGCAATGTGAAATCCGAATCAGCGCTTCTTGTCTTTTGGCGGGATGACGTTGGGCGCGGCCGGCGGGACGCGGTGGCGGATGGGGATGATGGCGCCCTTCGACGGGTCCGCAGGGACGTTATAGGCGCGCGCCATGATCTCCTTGCCCACGTAGTTCACGAAGCCCTGCATCTGGCGCTGCATCTCCTCCATGCGCGCGCGCATTTCCAGGATGATGGCGATGCCGGAGATGTTGACGCCGAGGTCGCGCGCCAGCGAGAGGATGAACTCGAGGCGCTCGAGGTCTTCATCGGTGTACATGCGCGTGTTGCCCTCGGTGCGCGAGGGCTTGAGCAGGCCTTCGCGCTCGTAGAGCCGCAGCGTCTGCGGATGGATGCCGTACATCTCGGCCACCGCCGAGATCATGTACGCGCCCTGTTTCTTTCTCTTAGCCACCAGAACCCCTTACCGCGGATGAACGCGGATGAACGCCGATCAAGAGTTTCCGAAAAGCATCTTGAACAGTACGAAGCCCGCACCCACGCCACCAACTGCAGCTAGTGAATATCGAACAACCGGATGCAGATCCTTGAATGCAAGCAAGGCCCAGCCCACGAATGCGCCAAACAAAGACGCAATTAGGACGACCTGCCAAATACTGAACATCAGCCGACCTGCTTCCAGAGTTCTTTGCGCGGGTCGTCGGTCTCGACCTTCTGCAGTTCCTGCCAGAGCTCGCGCGCCTTGAGGTCATGCGGCGGCGGGACGACGATCCTGAGCTCGACGATCTGGTCGCCGCGCTTGTCGGGGTTGGTGGCCGAGGGCACGCCTTTTTCGCGGAGGCGCAGCTTCTGTCCCGAGGCGGTGCCGGGCGGGATGCGGAGCTGCGCGCGGCCGTCGATGGTCGGGACGTCGACCTTGGCGCCGAGCGCGGCTTCGGGCGCGGTGACCGGCAGGACGAGGCGGATGTCGTCGCCCTCGCGCTGGAAGACGGGATGCTCGCCGGTGCGCACGATGATGTAAAGGTCGCCCGCGGGGCCGCCGCGCGCGCCCGCGTTGCCCTTGCCCGCGAGACGGATGCGCTGGCCGTCGCGCGTGCCCGCCTTGATGCGCGTCTCGAGCGGCTCGACGCGATTGACCACGCCCTGGCCGCCGCAGGCCGGGCACGGCGTCTGCGCCTTGCCGGCGCCGCCGCAGCGCGGGCACTGCATGTTGAACTTCATGCGGCCGCCCATCTGCGTGACCTGGCCGGAACCCTGGCACTGCGGGCACGGGCCGCTGCCCTCGAGGTGGCCGGCGCCGTGGCAGTTGGCGCAGGCTTCGTTGCGCGTGACGTTGAGCTTCATCACGCCGCCGCGGATGGCCGTCCAGAAGGGAACG contains the following coding sequences:
- a CDS encoding sodium/glutamate symporter, translated to MTVSPIIGLGVASLALGLGILLRRHLRLLDRLNLPPAVIGGFLFSLAGLALHARGVTLEYDNTLRDLLMVAFFTTVGLGARLKLLRTGGPALAWLLVLSSLWAVFQNLLGIGLAKLMGANALLGIVAGSLTLTGGPATALAFAPEFERAGVAGAPALALAAAMIGIIAGGLLGAPLATLLIARRKLAPGATSGARAQDALAPAGETPALPFNELLVLTVAMSLGALLGSWLTAHRIVLPGYIGAMIVAGVLRNLNDRFGWLRLSDRTITTLGTLALAWFIALALVGLKLWEIAALALPLAVILAAQVAFIVATTYWVIFRLVGRDYEAAVISGGFVGYMLGITPNAVANMDALAEKYGAAPRAYLVVPVVAAFLIDFTNALIITRMMGWFAN
- a CDS encoding helix-turn-helix transcriptional regulator, which encodes MAKRKKQGAYMISAVAEMYGIHPQTLRLYEREGLLKPSRTEGNTRMYTDEDLERLEFILSLARDLGVNISGIAIILEMRARMEEMQRQMQGFVNYVGKEIMARAYNVPADPSKGAIIPIRHRVPPAAPNVIPPKDKKR
- a CDS encoding J domain-containing protein, translating into MATQAKDYYGTLGVKKNASADDIRKAFRKLARKFHPDVNPGDKKAEEKFKEISEANDVLSDPKKRKIYDQLGYYSDNIDPAAAEAYARAGRGAGGGFGGFRPGTGGAQEVPFDFSGFDFSDFAEGEPRGGTSGAGGFRDIFSGIFGGGGTRGRQAGPQPGSDLEYQVTVPFWTAIRGGVMKLNVTRNEACANCHGAGHLEGSGPCPQCQGSGQVTQMGGRMKFNMQCPRCGGAGKAQTPCPACGGQGVVNRVEPLETRIKAGTRDGQRIRLAGKGNAGARGGPAGDLYIIVRTGEHPVFQREGDDIRLVLPVTAPEAALGAKVDVPTIDGRAQLRIPPGTASGQKLRLREKGVPSATNPDKRGDQIVELRIVVPPPHDLKARELWQELQKVETDDPRKELWKQVG